The following is a genomic window from Polaribacter atrinae.
TTTATTTCCTTTTTCTGTAATAAAAAGCTCCTCCAAACCAATTGTAAATTCTTGTTTTAATTTTAAATATTGATTTAACGTTTGAATAACAGAACCTAACAAAGGAACAAAGCGTTCTTTATTTCTTTTTCCTAAAACCTTTATGGTTTTATCCGATAAACTTACATCTCTTTCTTTTATATTGATTAACTCTGCCCTTCGAATACCTGTTGAATAAAATAACTCTACTATTAACTTATTTCTAATGGAAGTAAAATCTGCATCAACCTCTAATTCTATTTGATTGATAACAGCATTAATCTCTTTTGACGTGAAAGGTACTTGAACTCGTTTTTCTGTCTTTAAAGCTCTATGTTTAGAAAGCGGGTTTAAATCTATGCGCTTTGTTTTCTGTAAAAATTTATAAAAAGACTTTAAAGAACTTACTTTTCTATTAATAGTTCTGTTTGATATTTGCGTATCTACTAAAAAAACAATCCAACTTCTAATTTGTGGGTAATGCACCTCTAGCAAACTCTCCTGGCTATACTCTGTTTCTAAAAAATCTCTAAACGAAGTTAAATCGTTTTTATAAGCAGTAATTGTGTGTAACGAATATTTTTTCTCTAAAGTTAGATATTCTAGAAAAGGATCAATCAAATTTTTACGTATTAGGTGTTAGTAAAATTACAAAAAATTGAACACAAAAAACCCGTATTGAAAATTCAATACGGGTTTTATTTCTTAGAATTAAGTTATTTCTAACCTACTTCTTCTTGTGTTCTTAATCTCTGAACGTAAGAAGCTTTAATTCTTTGAGCTCTGTTTGCTACAGAAGGTTTTGTGAAGTTCTTTCTAGCACGCAAGTTTTTCATCGTTTTTGTACGATCAAATTTTCTCTTGTAACGTTTTAAAGCTCTATCGATATTCTCTCCTTCTTTAATTGGTATAATTAACATAAGTTGGCACCTCCCTTCATAGTCTCTTTATATTTTAGAATAGTATTTAAACTATTATTTTTATTTTTTGGACTGCAAATGTAATTACAAATTATGAATTGGCAATTAGTTATTACAATATATTTTAAATTAGCAATATGCGTTAGGGATTGAACGGTCTGTTTGAGCTCTTTTGAAGTACGAAAAAAGCGAGAAGTGAAAGCCTGACCTTTAAGGAACGCCCTAAAAAAGAGTGTTCAGTGTTCAAAAATTAAATTTCTTGAACACTGATACTTATAAAATTATGAAAACCTTATGTTGCTGGCTTGTATTCTTTCTTATCAATTACAATTTTTGCAATAATCTCTTTTAAAATTTCTGAAGTTCCACCACCAATTGGCCCCAGCCTACTATCTCTTGATAATCTTGCCATCGGATAATCTTCCATATACCCATAACCACCTAACATTTGTAACGCGTCATAAATAACTTCGTCTGCCATTTTTGTAGATAGTAATTTAGACATACTTGCTTCTTTTACCACATATTGACCGTCATTAAGACGTTTTGTTATTGAGTAATTATATTCTTTACACATATCTACCCTACTTGCCATTACTGCAATTTTATGTCGTAATACCTGAAACTTATCTAAAGACTTACCAAAAGCTACGCGTTCTTGCATATAATTTAAAGCATACTCTAGTGCAAATTCTGCTCTTGCATGTGCATTTACCCCCATAACCAATCTTTCTAAGGCAAAATGCTGCATAATATAAGGAAACCCTTTACCTTCTTCTCCTAATAAATTTTCTGCAGGGATTTCTACATTATCAAACGCAATTTCTCCTGTGTCTGACGCTTTCCAACCTAACTTATCTAATTTAGTTGCTGTAAGTCCTTTTGAAGCTCTATCTACAACAAAAATGCTAATTCCTTTATACTTATCTGAAGGATCTGTTTTTGCCGCTACAATTAAATAATCTGAATACACCCCGTTTGTGATAAACGTTTTTGAACCATTTAAAATATAGGTATCTCCTTGTTTGATTGCTGTAGAACGCATACCTGCAACATCAGAGCCACCAAATGGTTCTGTAATACACATACAACCAATCATATCTCCTTCTACACTTGGTACTAAATATTTATTTTTAATAAAATCATCACCTTCTTTAGCTAAGTGAGTCATGGCCAAATATTCATGTGCCCACATAGCCGCTGCAAAACCACCTGAATTAACTTTCTGTAATTCTTCTAAAAAAATAACAGTATAAAATAAATCTAAATTTAAGCCTCCGAATTCTTCTGGAGTGTTTAAACCGAAATAGCCCATTTCTCCAAATTTTTTCCAAATGAAACGTTCTATACTACCTTCTTTTTCCCATTTATCTATATGAGGAATTACTTCTTTTTTCAAAAACTCTTTAAAACTTGCACGGAAAGCTTCGTGCTCTTCAGTAAAATACATACTGCTCATAAGCAAATAAATGTGTTTGTGGTTTGTTATTCAGCCATCAAATATAACACTATTCTGTCATATTTATCCAAAGGAAAATCTTTGATGTTTTTTAATTCTGAAATATTTTGAAGTTCAGCTACTTCGTCTCTATATTCAAAAATCTTTTTACAAAGGTTGTAATCTATATAAGGATTCTTTAAAAGCTCTTTAAATGTAGCTGTATTAACATTTATTTTATTAATAATTGGTTGCTCAACTATTTTAAATTTTAATAAGACTTTTTTTACCATTTCATTCTCCAGCCCCCAAACTTCATTTAGTTGACTTTCTAAAGAAAATCCTTGTAATTTTGTTCGATAGTTTATAATTCGCTCTGAAAAAGCTACTCCGATTCCGTTAATGGTTTTAAAATCTTCTGCTGTGGCTTTATTGATATCTGTAGTTGAAACTTCTTTTACCTCTTTTTTATAATAAGCTTGCTTTGTTCTTTGCAATGACGAATTTGAGTTTTGTTTTACAACCCAATCTGGAAACTTAAAATAT
Proteins encoded in this region:
- a CDS encoding tyrosine-type recombinase/integrase, with the protein product MIDPFLEYLTLEKKYSLHTITAYKNDLTSFRDFLETEYSQESLLEVHYPQIRSWIVFLVDTQISNRTINRKVSSLKSFYKFLQKTKRIDLNPLSKHRALKTEKRVQVPFTSKEINAVINQIELEVDADFTSIRNKLIVELFYSTGIRRAELINIKERDVSLSDKTIKVLGKRNKERFVPLLGSVIQTLNQYLKLKQEFTIGLEELFITEKGNKIYETLVYRIINTYFSQVSSKQKKSPHILRHSFATHLLNEGADINSVKELLGHSSLASTQVYTQNSLAVIKKVYNQTHPKSHKKQ
- a CDS encoding ComEA family DNA-binding protein, translating into MKILKSHFWYHKSQRNGVFFLVILILLVQSIIVFGGFSSDDSIEFNSKEVIAFHRQIDSLQVIEIEKRKPKIYPFNPNYITDSKGEKLGMSLKEIDRLLAFRSTNKFINSKSEFQKVTQISDSLLNKIAPYFKFPDWVVKQNSNSSLQRTKQAYYKKEVKEVSTTDINKATAEDFKTINGIGVAFSERIINYRTKLQGFSLESQLNEVWGLENEMVKKVLLKFKIVEQPIINKINVNTATFKELLKNPYIDYNLCKKIFEYRDEVAELQNISELKNIKDFPLDKYDRIVLYLMAE
- a CDS encoding acyl-CoA dehydrogenase family protein — translated: MSSMYFTEEHEAFRASFKEFLKKEVIPHIDKWEKEGSIERFIWKKFGEMGYFGLNTPEEFGGLNLDLFYTVIFLEELQKVNSGGFAAAMWAHEYLAMTHLAKEGDDFIKNKYLVPSVEGDMIGCMCITEPFGGSDVAGMRSTAIKQGDTYILNGSKTFITNGVYSDYLIVAAKTDPSDKYKGISIFVVDRASKGLTATKLDKLGWKASDTGEIAFDNVEIPAENLLGEEGKGFPYIMQHFALERLVMGVNAHARAEFALEYALNYMQERVAFGKSLDKFQVLRHKIAVMASRVDMCKEYNYSITKRLNDGQYVVKEASMSKLLSTKMADEVIYDALQMLGGYGYMEDYPMARLSRDSRLGPIGGGTSEILKEIIAKIVIDKKEYKPAT
- the rpsU gene encoding 30S ribosomal protein S21, whose product is MLIIPIKEGENIDRALKRYKRKFDRTKTMKNLRARKNFTKPSVANRAQRIKASYVQRLRTQEEVG